One Pyrus communis chromosome 13, drPyrComm1.1, whole genome shotgun sequence genomic window carries:
- the LOC137712403 gene encoding COBRA-like protein 4, which translates to MSSGSQILEKRKLIGIGDMSWGGEIFSLAYDPFDPKGSINIRWDVVSWTSDGYVAAVTISNNQMYRPVTSPGWTLGWTWAKKEVIWSMAGAQATDQGYCSKFKGNIPHSCSKNPSVVDLPPTAPYSQRFSDCCKGGVLESLGQDPSAAVSAFQLSVGHSGTSNKTVIPPKNFFLLGPGPGYTCSAATIVPPSVSYSPDGLRKTRAMMTWSLTCSYSQVLASQNPTCCVSLSSFYNPMITPCPSCACGCQNKNNCADNDPSSVVSLKTVVQKNASILQCTDHMCPIRVHWHVKANYRAYWRVRIAVTNFQYRMNYTQWTLVAQHPNLNKLANVSSFLYKPLIHYNTNDTGMFYGIKNLNDLLMEAGTGGHVESELILQKNTKEFTLKQGWAFPLMIYFNGNECKMPLPDIYPSLPSSTNSNPISSSTLATPLLSALLLVFFSSHH; encoded by the exons ATGTCGTCAGGGAGTCAGATATTAGAGAAACGGAAGCTCATCGGGATTGGCGACATGAGCTGGGGAG GTGAGATTTTTAGCT TGGCTTATGATCCGTTTGATCCAAAAGGGAGCATAAATATCAGATGGGATGTTGTTTCTTGGACTTCTGATGGCTATGTG GCTGCGGTGACAATAAGCAACAACCAAATGTACCGCCCCGTCACGAGCCCAGGGTGGACGTTAGGATGGACATGGGCTAAAAAGGAGGTGATCTGGTCCATGGCGGGAGCTCAAGCCACTGATCAAGGATACTGCTCCAAGTTCAAAGGAAATATTCCACACAGCTGCTCAAAAAATCCTTCAGTTGTTGACTTGCCTCCTACGGCTCCATACAGCCAAAGATTTTCTGATTGCTGCAAGGGTGGTGTGTTGGAATCACTTGGACAAGACCCCTCAGCTGCTGTCTCGGCATTTCAGCTGAGTGTCGGGCATTCAGGTACCTCGAATAAAACAGTAATACCACCCAAGAATTTTTTCCTGCTTGGTCCTGGGCCGGGGTATACCTGCAGTGCTGCAACCATTGTTCCACCCTCAGTCTCCTACTCGCCTGATGGTCTGCGTAAGACTCGAGCAATGA TGACATGGAGTTTAACCTGTAGTTACTCGCAAGTGCTGGCTTCCCAGAACCCTACTTGTTGTGTCTCTCTGTCATCTTTTTACAACCCGATGATCACTCCCTGTCCGTCTTGTGCTTGTGGCTGTCAAAATAAGAATAACTGCGC GGACAATGACCCTTCAAGTGTCGTAAGTTTGAAAACCGTAGTTCAGAAAAATGCATCAATCTTACAATGCACAGATCACATGTGCCCAATTCGAGTCCATTGGCATGTGAAGGCTAACTACCGAGCGTATTGGCGCGTGAGGATTGCCGTCACAAACTTCCAGTACCGGATGAATTACACACAATGGACTCTTGTTGCTCAGCATCCAAATCTCAATAAACTTGCTAATGTTTCAAGCTTTCTCTATAAGCCACTCATTCACTACAACACAA ACGACACTGGCATGTTTTACGGCATAAAAAATCTTAACGACCTACTAATGGAAGCTGGAACCGGTGGACATGTTGAATCAGAGCTTATTCTCCAAAAGAACACGAAGGAATTCACGTTGAAGCAAGGTTGGGCATTTCCATTGATGATTTACTTCAATGGTAATGAATGCAAGATGCCCCTTCCTGATATATATCCATCCCTACCCAGCTCTACTAATTCAAATCCAATTTCATCGTCTACACTAGCTACCCCTTTGCTTTCAGCACTACTACTAGTTTTCTTCAGCTCCCATCACTAA
- the LOC137712634 gene encoding probable UDP-arabinopyranose mutase 1: protein MAQYSKVAPTPLLKDELDIVIPTIRNLDFLEMWRPFFQQYHLIIVQDGDPSKVIKVPEGFDYELYNRNDINRILGPKASCISFKDSACRCFGYMVSKKKYIFTIDDDCFVAKDPSGKDINALEQHIKNLLSPSTPFFFNTLYDPYREGADFVRGYPFSLREGIPTAVSHGLWLNIPDYDAPTQLVKPLERNTRFVDAVLTIPKGTLFPMCGMNLAFNRELIGPAMYFGLMGDGQPIGRYDDMWAGWCMKVICDHLGLGVKTGLPYIWHSKASNPFVNLKKEYKGIYWQEELIPFFQSATLPKDCTTVQGCYLELSKQVKAKLGKVDDYFIKLADAMITWVEAWDELNPVEGKAVEANGVVAK from the exons ATGGCGCAGTACAGTAAGGTCGCCCCGACCCCTCTGCTGAAAGATGAGCTTGATATCGTCATCCCCACCATCCGAAACCTCGATTTCCTCGAGATGTGGAGGCCCTTCTTCCAGCAGTACCACCTCATCATCGTCCAGGACGGCGACCCGTCGAAGGTGATCAAGGTCCCGGAAGGCTTCGACTACGAGCTCTACAACCGCAACGACATCAACCGGATTCTGGGTCCCAAGGCGTCCTGCATCTCCTTCAAGGACTCTGCTTGCAGATGCTTCGGCTACATGGTCTCCAAGAAGAAGTACATCTTCACCATCGACGACGATTGCTTT GTTGCTAAGGATCCTTCTGGCAAAGATATCAATGCTCTTGAGCAGCATATCAAGAACCTTCTGTCTCCATCAACTCCATTTTTCTTCAACACCCTGTACGACCCATACCGTGAAGGTGCAGATTTCGTTCGTGGATACCCCTTCAGTCTGCGTGAAGGTATCCCAACTGCTGTTTCTCACGGCCTCTGGCTCAACATCCCGGATTATGATGCTCCCACCCAGCTTGTTAAGCCTCTAGAGAGAAATACCAG GTTTGTGGATGCAGTCCTGACCATTCCCAAGGGAACTCTCTTTCCCATGTGCGGCATGAATCTGGCATTCAACCGTGAGTTGATTGGACCTGCTATGTACTTCGGACTCATGGGTGATGGTCAGCCAATCGGGCGCTACGACGACATGTGGGCTGGCTGGTGCATGAAG GTTATCTGTGACCACTTGGGGTTGGGAGTTAAGACAGGATTGCCCTACATCTGGCATAGCAAGGCAAGCAACCCATTTGTGAACCTTAAGAAGGAATACAAAGGAATCTACTGGCAAGAGGAGTTGATCCCCTTTTTCCAGTCCGCCACCCTCCCAAAGGATTGCACCACCGTCCAGGGCTGCTACCTTGAACTCTCCAAGCAAGTCAAGGCCAAACTCGGCAAGGTCGATGACTACTTCATCAAGCTTGCAGATGCCATGATCACATGGGTCGAAGCATGGGATGAGTTGAACCCAGTCGAAGGAAAGGCTGTTGAGGCCAATGGAGTTGTTGCGAAATAG